The Vicugna pacos chromosome 2, VicPac4, whole genome shotgun sequence sequence AAGAGCCCGTTTTTATTTCCAAGTAAAATCTACTACTAGAGCCTCTTTGAATCTGAGAAAGGCCCAGGTCACTTCAGTATTTTGAGGGTCTGGATATCTTAAAAGACAAAATGCCAGACTGGTTTctaaaagttgtggtatattttagATGctaacattaataaataaatatcatttaGAAATAACTTCTAGCTCaagtggagtgcatgcttagcatacataaggtcctcggttcaatctccagtaccacctctaaaaataaataaacctaattacccttcccaccaaaaaaaataataactttcaaAGTCTAAATTTGAGACCCTCTCTTCTAATAGAACTTTCTTCTACTCTGTGCTCGACTATGTTCAATTTGGAAAAGCTAGATCCTCTGGGTTACATGTTACTATGAATTATTCTTgtatttcacctctttggttcTGCTTTAGCAGCTGAATTGTGTTTTAGCCCCTTGAACAGTAAGACTAATGTCCTTGGGATGTTGCGGCTGGATGGTCATTTCAAGGACAGGAATTTGGGCAGAGGTTCAGTTTTACTGTACTGAGAACTGAGGGTGCTGACTCAGCCTCCTGGCCCTGTAAGCTGTCAGGAGCTCCCACCCCATTAGGAAAatattcctgcttttatacaaaaaTGTTGACTGTCATCCCTGCTGATCCTGTTTGTTCTGTGAGTTTCATAGCCAGATGATTCAAGTCTGAATTCACCAAACACCGTGGGTTTGTTAAAGGGCCACTTTTGCATCATTTCCATCCCCAAGGTTATGGATTTTCCAGTTTCATAGCCTAATTTTAACATACTATAAAATAGTTTGTAATTTGcataggataattttttttttgaggggaggaggtagttaggtttatttatttatttttgatggaggtactggggattgaacccagaacctcatgcatgctaagcatgtgctctgccactgagctgtatcctctcCCTGCATAGGATGATTTTTAATGTTGTGCTTGGTTCATGattattaaaaattgagaaaatactacatataaatatacaatttttttgaatctatattcctAAAAGATAAATCACTACCAACACTTTCTTAAGCTGAGATAATACAGACAATATCATCTAATtagtgagattttcttttttcttttaaagtgaaagcaagtttattcagagagagacacacaccatagacagagtgtgggctgtctcactcagaagggagagcagcttaggagatacacactccataggcagaatgtgagCCACCTcaaaaggtgagagagagaggctgtgagatgtggggtgtttagtttaaaatgaaaggagatacacactccatagacagagtgagggctgtctcagaaggcaagagagagagtgaccgagattttcattttgaaactcTCATTGGCATATAGCAATACAGGCCAGAGATGACTACTTGAATATGAAATTAAAGCCTGCACATTGTCTCTATGATAAAGACAGCTTTATTCCCAATTCTGTTTCTTAAGTAAAACCCGCAGGCAGGACATATTGCTGCTTTTAGTGACTAACCCTAGCTTACTTAAGGGATCTTCATTAGGGTCTACAAATCTGTCAGTTTGGAAGactttttgaaaactttttattGTGAGAGAATTGAGTTTCACATACAGTTATAAGAACCAACACGGAGAGAGCTTGTATACCTTTCGCCTCATTTCCCCCAGTGATAACATCTTTTCTAACTATAATGCAGTATCAcaaccaggaaattgacattgatGACATCCATagaccttattcagatttcaccagcttTACATACACGTGTGTATGTGAGTACGCGCACTCACATGCATGTACATAGTCCTAAGCAGTTTTACCACATGTGTAGATTCATGTattcaccaccacagtcaagagaCAGGACAGTTCCATCACCACAAGGGTCCCTTGTGTTGTTCTTTTGTGCCTGTACTcacttccctcctgccctcccctccctcctacttcctggcaaccactaatctgttctctatttctgtatttcttgtcatttcaagaatgttaccCCCCTAAAAATaatgttacataaatggaatcctaAGGTATGTAACCTTTTGAAGTTGGCTTTTTTTCACACTGCGTAATTTACCTGGAGATTCATCCAAATTGTTTCTTGTATCTatggtttattctttttatggctgaggagtctTCTTTGTTATGGATGCACCACAGTTTGTGTAACCAGTCACCTGCTGGAGGACATCTGGGCTgattccagtttttggctattacaaatcaAGCTacagtgaacatttgtgtacaggtttttgtgcgcacataaatttccttttctctgagtTAAATGCTGGAGGGTATTTGTAAATTGATTCtagcataatttttttcttccttgtctttCTGTCTACTTTGTGTTTTCAGTTATCTTTGACTTCTCTTAGAGCATTtgtgtctttccttttttaagcATTCTACTTAATGACAAAGATTTCCAAAGGGGAAATAAAAGAGTAGGTGGTGTGTATTGGTTTCTCTTCTTTGAACTGTATATACCTTTAAATTTGGCATGATGAGTCTTATAGCtcaagaaataaacttaatcataCATTTACTTTCAGACTTACAAGGCAGTCACATCAGAGCAAGCCAAACCCAGCGAACATATtacaaatttgaaagaaaaaaccaAAGCAGAGTTACATCCACTTCAAGGTAAAGTGAGTTTACTATATTATTTTCCCTTGAGGTACTGATTTTCATCATCTGTGTCTAGCAATGAACACTATTTGCTTTTGGCTTCTTTACTAACTAGTCCAGAATGGCACTGTTAGAGGTAAGAGTCTGTTCAAAAAGGAAAAGTCCAACCAAAGCCTAAAGAATACTGTTAGACATTTTGGATGAGTGCATTTGATAAATGAAAACGTTGTACATTTGTACTGCTGACCAGCAGCTTTGACTTCTTTGTGTGGTGATATTACTTTTCCCTGCTCAGGCTTCCATTCATGCAGGCCTAATTTTAGTATCTGTCTCTCTCAGCAGCTTGACCTTTCATTTCCCTCAGTGTTTTTTAAGTCATAAAActaattttgtttccattttggctAAGACCACCTGTGTAGTGACACTAGTAGATTTGGTCATGTCTGCTGAGTCCCTCAGTTGATCTGACTGATAAAATGGCAACTTATGGGAACAGAAACTTTACCTTTTCACTCTAATGTATATTTCTTCCCTTAAACTGCTTGCTTTAAACCATGATTTTTCCATCTCAACTATAATGCCATTATTATCAAATACTATGATCACTATTAAGGGACAGAGGAAATAGCTGCTCATGGACCAGTTTTAACCTTTTAGTCATTTAACCTTTAGACAACAATAAGAAACAGTATATCATCAATAAACATTATTGAATATAATCATGAGAATGTTAAtcgtaataataataaaatacagcaTTTCCATAGCACTTCCTTGGTTTTAAACCCTTTTCATACACATTATTCTAATCAATCCTCACAATAGCTCtgtgaggtagatattattagtatccccattttacagatgacaaaactgaggttGAGAGAGTTATTCCTCATTGTCATCAGCCAGTAAGTTGGCTACTTTTCCATGCTATTTCACATGACATGTTGCCTGTTTATTTTCATGGTTTCTATCTGAATAAATAATACacgtaaattattatttttttaagcaggTTCAAAAGGGTTTGCAGAATAGCAGATCCTCCATTTTACCTCCACAGAGGCAACCAATAATACTAGTTTCTTTGTATCCCCTGGAGAGAGTCTTTGCAAGTATAGCTATCTAGGTCTATCTTACCCTTTTGTCCTAACACAAAAAGTACCATACTATATACAttgctcttttctttgctttttttcacttaacagacCACCTTGATTCCATTTCATGTCTCTACTTACTGATCtgtctcatttgtttgtttgtttgtttgtttgcttgtttgttttaatggcagtacctgagattgaaccctggacctcgttCATGCTAGGCATGCTCTCTTGCCACTGAGTTATCCACCCCCGCCCCCCTcatcttatatttttttaatgactgtgcAGTGTCCCACCGTATTTTCTTGCTCTTTAAATTAATACTTTGCTTAATGAACTAAATGTTAAAGGTGAAAAAGAGAACGTTGCAGGAGCTGAGGAAACCAGTTCAGAAGTCCCTGGAGCATCTTTAGTGGAAGCGCCGGTGGTGGGCGCTGAGGATACTCCGGATGCTACAGTTGCAGTCGTCACGGAGGCTTCCCCCTGCCCAGACGGTGCGGAGGCTGCTCAGGCGGAGGCTGCGGAGGCCGTCGCCGTGGAGACCGTCGCAGTCGGTGCTGAAACTGGGCCAGAGGTTACAAACCCGGCGCCCGGCGAAAGCGCAGAGGTCGGCCCTGAGACGGTGTCCCAGGTTACGAGCGCAGCTCCGGAGGAAGCTGCTGCCATCAGCAGTGATAAAGGTACAACAGAGAACGAAAGCTGTGGCGAATATGCTGAACCAGAAGAAGAAAGTTCTCCAGTTGAGTTAGAACCCTCTGCTGGGAATGATTTACAGGAAGAAGCCAGTGTTGGTCCCGAGGGCGTCTCAGCGGGAGGCGAATCGCCTGCTGATTGACACTTAAGCCAAAAATGCCCTAGAGGGGCTGATGGGTGTTTTTGTAGTTTTAGTaaccttagtttttaaaaaaggcttcTCTTCTAGAAAACGTTACTGTGCCTTGAGGACTGTTGGTGTCTACTGATAGATTTCAGGATTGAGAGATGAGAGATTTTACATGTCTGAATAGTTTTCTACTCTCTAGGATCAGAATATGAAAGCTGTAAAGAGTTTAGAGTTTCATCTCTGGATTGAAATTTTATATCAGAGGCATTGAGCTATCTATACAACCTGCGTTCACTTTAATTTTGCTATAACTTTACCTTTCTTTAATGTATGTAAATCTAGATTCTTGGGTTTTGATCTGAactcatttaaataaatttggaaactctttagtgcttctttttttgtttactaatatttatattcataaataataCATATTAATATACACACATGTGACATCACGTGAACATTGCAATGTTATCAAAGAAAACATAATCTATGGAGAACTCAGCATATAACAATATTTCCTTTCTCCCATTACATGGGGGCTGTGCcaatattttccattttggttTAGCTCATTTCAAGCAATGTTTACTGAGGACTTCCACTTTGTGCCAGggatcattcactcattcattcattcacatatgAAACAGATATGAACTGAGCACTTGTAACgtaccaagcactgttctaagtgctgagattttttttttaaagataattcttACCCATCCCAGCTCATGTTCTAGAGTATGATCAAAcaataaacaagataaataagaaaactaTATACTATGTTAGATACTGGtaagtattttaaaagtaatgaaaGTAAAGGGATTATAAGTGTTGGTTGGGGTGGgagttgtcattttattttattttatattttgtttttttaatagaggtactggggattgaacccaggacctcatgcatgctaaacatgcgctctaccactgaactataccctgcCCTCTGGAGCTGTCATTTTAGACAGGGCAGCCAGAGAAGGCCTAACTAAGAAGCTGTCTGGTGAGTAAAAACCTGAAGGATGTATAAAGGACCTATTCATGAGGACGTGGGAGGAGGAAGCACAGCAGAAAAGCATTCCGAATGAGGGAACTGAGAAGTGGAAGGATCTGAAGAATGTTCAAAGAATAAGGACTTGCAAGGTGGCCAGTGTGGCTAAGTGGAATGGAGAAGAAGGAGAGTAAAAGTTGGAGATTTCAGAGAGGAAGAATGTTTATGCAGGGATGGGCTAGATCACGCAGTAAGATTTTGATTATTCGAGTGAGTTGGGAAGTTGTAGTGGATGCTCTTGATGCTCTGACCAGGACCCTTTAACTGTGCCATTTACTTTCAGCTGCTGTGTTACACACAcagcccacccccagcctcatctcaggcAGCTCACAAAGGATGACTGGCTTATACAAAAGGTAGGGCCAACCTGTGGGACCActcagagctccccaggggctcaGGCTGAAGCTGGTTTCCAGCTGAGATTACATCCTTGCTTAACTTTCCCTCCTGTTCTATTCTGCTTGCCTTCTTCCTATTCTCCTGAGAGCATCCCTTTAACAAATCACCTGTCCCCAAATTCCTGTTTCAAGCAGTTTCTAGAAACTCCACCTAGATAATTGGTAATGGACATAGACCTAGGAAGCTGACTCTAAGAATAGGGTTCTGGAATTGTATCACTCTCCAGCTAGATGGGGATGAGGACCCCATCACCGGTGGTAGGTGGAGGATTGCTGGTCCCTGGCCTTCTGTAGCAGAGTGGCTGCTAAGATTTTCATCCATGGTAAACTAGGGTAGGATATAAATGGAAGGTGATATACTGGCTGGTTTAATGCCTCTGGAATTTGAGAGgtacaaagaaaaaataactctaaggATTTAATCATTGCAGAGCAACATTCAGTTCTGAGGTACAAGATGTACCCTGgatttgttttgaatttgttgCAATACCAACTCTGCATTAGACTCATAAATTAAGGGATGCTGTTTCACTAAACATTCTGTAAGATGGAGCAGAAACACAACCCACTACCACTCATACAACCTcaacacacatacaaaaatgcATTCATCTCCACTGTTTCGGTTAGGATGGTTTGTGCTGCAAATAAAAGAAACCAACTCAAAATAGATGAAACAACAGAGATAGTTATTATCTAGCCAGCTATCTGGAGGTCAGGTAGCTTCCGGGTTAGTTTATTCTGTGGCTCGGTCATCAAGAGCCAGGTTATTTCTATTATTCTGCTCTAGTTTCAGGAATGTTTTTGCTTTCTCCTTGGTAGGCTTTCCTCATAATCACAGGATGAAATCACCAtaattctaggtattttattcagcCACAATAATGCCCCCTGGAAGTCTTTCAAAAAGAAGAATTCCTtcgtcttaaaaaaaaatgttaatatatatatttttttcttttaaatgttatattgtgGAAATTATCAAACAAGAGTGGAGAGAACAGTATAAGGAATCTTCATGTGACCTCAATTA is a genomic window containing:
- the MGARP gene encoding LOW QUALITY PROTEIN: protein MGARP (The sequence of the model RefSeq protein was modified relative to this genomic sequence to represent the inferred CDS: inserted 2 bases in 1 codon), which codes for MVGTTNPYACPRERPDGAGRGRRPSPGRGSPGLPSPRSRRGVTEAAARRAAGTMYLRRAVSKTLALPLRAPPGSAPLRKDASLRWMSSNKFPGSSGSNMIYYLVVGVTVSAGGYYTYKAVTSEQAKPSEHITNLKEKTKAELHPLQGEKENVAGAEETSSEVPGASLVEAPVVGAEDTPDATVAVVTEASPCPDGAEAAQAEAAEAVAVETVAVGAETGPEVTNPAPGESAEVGPETVSQVTSAAPEEAAAISSDKGTTENESCGEYAEPEEESSPVELEPSAGNDLQEEASVGPEXASQREANRLLIDT